The Setaria viridis chromosome 2, Setaria_viridis_v4.0, whole genome shotgun sequence DNA window TTTCTGCATTTTATCCCTGTCATGAAATTTCGTACTCCTTGCTAAAGAGTTTAAGATTTTCAATTTATTTTCTCAGATCCATAGAGTAAGTATGACACTGACAGCATAATGTTTTTGTGCAAACCACTTTATTTTGTGGAGAATCTGAGATCAATTTTTGCATAGCTTTTAGGGCAAGAAGTGTTTTGTCATTTTTAATCTTGTGTGCATTGCAGCTTATGcaatatggaaaaaaaaatctttggtAATGCCTAACCAGGTATTCTTTTTAGATCTTCAGAAACTTTGGTCAGGCCAACGAATATCAGTCATCAAAGCTGTGTGAAGCACGATTCTCAGAGTGTGAAGATAAAATGGAACACCTTCAAGTCTTAAAGCTTCCGTCCATGGCAAAATTCGATGCAGGATTTCTTCTCTGCAATCAAAGTTTCGAAATGGATTGTGTGGGGCCTGCCAAGGAAAGTTATCAACGCCGGATGTCAAAGGTTTCTCTCTTTTTACTTACAGTGCAAGTTAGGATAGCTTCCATGAGGTTCGTGAATAACTGTGATAGATTTCAGGGATAATGCACAGAGCTGTTAGGTGTACTATAATATATGTTCCCCGTAATAAAATAGAAGCAACACCTTTTGCCTGTATTTCCTATCTGACATTGTTAAACTGAATCGAGTTCTATCTTCTATCCATTCTTCCAGATGCTGGCAAGGTCTCGCGCTCTTTTCATCAAAGAGTACAACAATAAGCTCTTCAACTGGCTGGTGATATTCTCCCTAGTCATGGTTGTCATCGGGCGCTTCGTGGTCAAGTTCTTCCTGCTCGAGATCGCTGCCTGGGTGATGTTTGCCTTCCTGGAGACATACACAAGGCTGTTCTGGTCCTCAGAGTCCCTGTACTACAATCCTGTCTGGCACATAGTCGTCTCTACCTGGGAAACCATCGTCTACAGCCCTATTCTTGATCTTGACAGGTTTGCATTCTTCTTCCCTGTAACAATACAGCGGCCATATAATCTCTGCTATGTTGTTTCTCTTATATGCTGCTGATCTTCTTGCACAGATGGGCGATCCCGATCGTTGTGGTGCTGTGGTTTTTGGCAATTTATTGGCGTTGTCTGGGTGGAAGGAAAGGAATTGCACGGTCGTTGCTGCCTCTGTACAATGGGTCTTACAGAAGCTCAAATCGCCCAAGAACAGATTGATCCATCAAGTACACACGAACAAGAGCATGTACATACTCCACTGTTGGCTGGGCGTGATTTTATCAGTGCTCTCAGCCAACGGATAACAGATTCATTCGAGTCCACATGGCAATGCAAAAATGAGCATCCTTGAGGCACCATGCAAGCTTCTGTTGTAAATATGTAATCAAAACAGAGTACATTTAACCATCTATGCTCAGAGGTATCTTAGTCTCATCCAGGACAATTGCTTTCTTTACTACTCATTTTACTCAAAATGAGATGCTGAGATACGAAATATGACTTTTCTTTTATTCTGTACCATTTCAAGGAGTCTAGAACTCAAAATGTACCATTTGAACTGGCTCCCAACAAGAAATACAGTGCGTTACATTCAGTCAATCCTCAGCTCAAAACAGAGAACCCACAGCCACTTGAATGTTATTATGACAACAACATCAAAAGGATGTTACAGACCAGGGCCAAACAAGTGCTCCATATCAACAACCAGAGTGACATTCTCTACCATATCTGTGAGCTGGATTTATGATCTGTGATGTTCCCTAGTCACCAATACATTCAACTCTGCTGCCTCTTCCGAGCTATTTCCCGAGCCCTCTCACGAAGTTCTTCGGGCGGTGGTGGGCGTGGACCTTCAGGTGGATAAACCACATAAGGACGCTGCAAAGGGCGCACAGAGATAATTCAATCTTTATGTAAAGATATATAAATGCAGGGTAATCAACAGTTGCTCAACACATAAAGCTAATGTATTTGTCTCTGGCAAGTTTGTGATCAATGAATGAACAACTGTAGGAAATGTTCACTAAGAATCAAATATTGAAACATCAATTGAGACACATACAAGACCAGCCATGTTGCCTCGGAGTTGAGCAAAGTGCCATTTGTAAACCAAACCAAGAACATCTTTATTAAGAATCACAAGAACAACATATAGGAGAAAGAGAAACTGAGAAACTTGGCTATTTGTTCACCAAGAAATGAAAGTCACCGCAATTCAAGCCAAAGAGGGCTAAAACCACGGTGGTGAATGTGCCCATGTGCATCCGCACCTCCCTAGGAAAGAGAAGTTGCTATTGGGGCAAGCAGGCAATCGGCAACCGGGTGAATGAACTACAAGCTGTAGCTTGTGCTGTATAACTTCCTGAAAGATTCTTTGTGGTGTTTGGCTAAGTATGCTGCAAGTCCTGCTTATCATTGTATCAAAACCAATAAATTTCTCCTCTTAATGACACAATACACACTTATACTGCACATACATGGGGAAAAAGATTCTTCTAAATGCAACGAAAAGGAACAAAAAATGAGATTGTGCCTATGCATCCAATAGAATTTGCTTAAACTAGTAAGGTTGGGGTAGCATCATCTTAAGAGCGTCCAGCTCTCAATCAACAGGAACAACTATGCCACAACATCCTACAAAACATCACTGCCAAGCTAAGCATTGCTACTTCCAGAATTCAATACAGGCACAGGCGCACAGCTCATAATAATTTCCAGAATCCTGACACAGGCACAGCTCAGAATCATTTCCAGAATCTGGCTCATGGAGCATCCAGAGCATTCCCACACCCATCTTCACTCTGTACCGATCAACATTTCTATCCACTTTCTTATCAAGGGGGGAAAAATCAGCTAAACCCTAGCGGCCCCAAATGTTTGGCACAGGCACAGCGGAGCCACAGATCCCCAATCAGCTCCGAGCCCTAGTCACTGGCCAACAATCAATCGCACAAGCAGTAGTACCCAATCCGACCGGGTAATTAGCCTGATGCCTCCTCGGGAGGAGAGCGACAACGATTCAGGGAGCAAGAGGTAGGGAGGGGGAGGGTAGAAGGAACGTACGAGGCCCATGAGCTTCTTGAGGGTCTTGGAGTCGGTGGCGACGAGGTAGGTGAGCGCGACGGGCACGGACACGTAGACGCCGAACTTGGCGATCTCCAGGATCCCCTTGGACGTCCCCAGCGACGACATgctccgccggcgacggcgaaccCCCTTCGTCCTCCTCACTCCACTCCCCGGCACTCCGTTAGCCTCACACTAAATCCGAatcaccctctctctctctctcctcttccccctcgacggcgtcggcggcgtcggcgtcggcgtcggcgtcggcctgCGGGGCTGAACCGACCCGGTCGGCTTTAGATTTGGGTTCGAGCTCGAATGCGGGGGCGGAGCCCGGCCACGTACACCCAAAAGTGGCAGGCTGGCAGCGATGTTCACCTGGGCTGGGCCTCTTTTCTATGGAGAACCACGGCCCATTCATGATGCCGCTACCCatgtaagagcatctccaagagagggcaaaaaaaaaaagtcctaAAACATCTGTATCGGGAGCTACTCCAAGATCCGTCGGACCCAAATTTCACCGCATTCTCCAAGAGTTGTCCTAAAAATTGGATCCCAAAACATTTGAATTGGGCCACGTCGTTCAGATGGGCCATGTTGGGCTTCTACATGATTTTTGTGcgtggcctttttttttttccacaggTTGCACGTTGCTTTAATTGTAGAAAAACAAAGTGGAGCGTCCATAGTCCATGAACAGCGAGAAACTAATTTGAATCGTGATAATTGACTCTCCTATCATGCACATGCTGCAACAGATTGGATTGCACATAACTGTGCAGAGATTGCTTCAAAAGATGAATGTACGACCTCAATTAGCAAGATACTGATACAAATTCCTCTGAAAACTGAAGGTCCGTTGGCAGAGATGCTGACCTACCTTAGTTGCTCGGCTGCATGATCAGCGACAGCAGCAGGAAAGCAGGCCGGCTATCGGAGATGGCGATTAGCACGCCCGGGAATATGCTACCGCGTGGTGATTGAAGATCACGCCGGCGTCGAGCTGATGTGGAGCAGCAGCGGGGGCGCTTTTGACTGGGGCGGTACAGGCGGCGCAgggtggacggcggcggtgacgggatACGTGCGCAGGGACGGCGGGATACGTGCGCGGGAACTTCGGATTGGGAGTGCGGAGGAGCGCCCTTTTCCTAGCTCGATTTGCGGTAGGTTTTGGGAAGCGCGAATAATTCGAAATCTCTTTGGGCGTTTGTTGGAGAGTATTTTTCCTCGTTGGTTCCTAAAATTTAATTTTGGGATTGGTTTTAGACctctcttggagatgctctaacgTTCAAAAAATGCAGCTACCCaaatgaaaccaattttgtttttccaaaaaaaaaatgaaaccaaTTTTCTTGGCACGTGGAATAGggattttttttgtgaaaaatgGAAAATGTATTTGGAGATATTCAACTTCCTGCTCATCATACAGAAATAACAGAATCCACCCCTTTCTCTGTCTCGATGTGCTCCAACCGATCCTCTAAGCTTTTGCTATTTGACACGACGAGAAGCGGAAACGGAATAGAGCACCTCGTCCTGCGCTGCGCCGCCATACCTTCCCTCGCCGGcaaggccgcgccgccgccgcctttgtTCGCcaggtcgcgccgccgccgccgccttgccttcccttccctcgccagcaaggccgccgccgccgccgccttcattCGCcaggtcgcgccgccgccgccgccttgcctcggcggcgaggctgcggcgccgccaccaccctacCGTCGCCGCTTGCATCTGAGTGgtagagaggagagggaggggataaggctcgagtggcccacgcatgTGAGGAGACTGCGAAGACCACAGGGCGCGCTTTttcccgcgctctccgcctcTCCTGCGCGCGCCCGCTCTCCCCGCGCTCTCTGCCTGCTCTCTCCCGCGCTCTCTGCCTGCTCTCTCCCGCGTTCTCTGTTCGACACGCGTCCCGCGAGTCGCGGAGGGAGGAGCAAGACGGGGTAGCCTTCAACTATTTAGATTTCATTACAGTCCCGCTTGCTGGTCCTAACAGCGTGCATCATGCACATGCATTCAAGCGAATTGGAGGAAGGCGACTCTCAAGTCCTCCGCAACATATAAAAGGTTTGGTGTAGATTCAAGCTCAATCGATGATGGATTTTGCTGGAAACATTAGATCGCCTTAGTAAAGCTaatatgtgtgtgtgttttttttaaattctTTCCCGGTTCAAGCTATGTTTGAACGATCTACAGTAAATCTTGAACAAAGATGGACAGAATGACATTATTCTTAAGACCTTCGTGACTAGGAGCAATCAGAATGTATACTCtttatttcaatcacttgaaTGTCGAAGGAGGCAACCCTGTGCCTTATTTAGAAGGTGTTACCAACTTATTCCAATGTTGATGATCTCATCCAAAATTATTCAGAAGGTGTTATGCATAAAACGCACGAGTCTAcaccacgacgacgacgacggcacaacATTGTTCAGCTTACTTCAGGTATTCCCAATAGAGGTAGTAATGCCTAATGCACACCCATGTCAGTGGACTCAACCAGCACATCCGACGGCGGCGCAGGTTCCGGCGGTGGGGCAACCCCAGAGGAGGCCGTCGGCATGGCACCCAGCCTCTTGTGGAGAAGCTCGACGGCCACCGCGTGATGCGCAGCGATCCGGTTTATCATGGCGCTGTTcgtgctggccgccgccggcttctcAGCTTGTTGTGAGAACGACGGGGTCGTCGCCGTTCTCGGCTCAAAATTGTTGTCAGTCGTGGCATCTGTTGAGTTCATCAGGTAGTCAATGATGTTGTCAAGGATAGGGCCTGAAGCGTCAGCATTGGCTGGCACCGGAGGAGAAGGCCTGGAGGGCTGTGATGAACTCATCGTCCCTGTAACCCTCTTCAGTGCGTCCTCAGCCATCTTCACCTGCAATTAGATCACACGGTGCAGTGTGTGTGAACCATCCACATACTTTGATTCATTGTGTATTACAAGCATTAGGCAATGGATTAGACACTGGTATTATATATGCTGCAAAAGGGAATACTGAGTAATGGCACCTGATTCTTGCTCTAACTGTCTAGTTGTTGCATGTTGCTGTGGTAGATGCCACAACAAAATTTTGTCCTATGAATAAATGAAAACATATGCTTGCCATTTCCGAGTACTAAATTATTATTGTCCTTCTAGGAACCATGCATCAACAAGAGAATTTGATATGTTGATATGTTACGTGCGTCCTTCATTTGACATAAACACGACaataatacaaaaaaaaaaccttattCTCCCAACACTTTGATAGACAGATAAATCCTCACCATATGCACCAAGTGATTTGCAAGAAGGTACTTGAGGATTAAATGCATTGGACGTGTCATAGAAAACATCATACCTTAGCTCTTAGGGTCTCCATGTTTGCTTTCAGCACCCTATTGTCAACGGTAGCATCAGTATACTTCTGGTTCAGAGTAGCAAGGCGCCTCAGCAGAGAAGAGTTTTCAACTTTTAACTGTGCAACCTGTAATGATGTGGCACCATTCATACGCATTGCTCTCACATTCCTAAACTTTTTTTAGTATGCATATTCATGAAGCAATTTTAGTTTGCGACACCGCACCTGGTCCTCCATCTCCTTCAAGTGAGCTGCCTTTCTATATCTTGAGCGCCTGGCTGATTCTCGGTTGGATTCCTTTCTAAAAGTTTGATAGCAAAGTAAGTTCAGAAATCTGGAGTATTTTGCAGTTCTTCATCATTCAGCTGCTCTTCAGAAGGATGTGGGTAAAACACATACTATGTTGCAAATAGTTGTTACCTTTTCCTCACTTTCTCTTCAGTAGGCAGCTTAAATCCCAGTATTTCTACTTCTCCATCCATGTCGTCATCATCTGAGGGTGAAGGATCccttgaggaagaggaagtagcAAGCCTTGCGCGAATATATGCATTTCGAGCGCGATTTATTGGACCTTCACTAATGGACCGCATGTTCTGCACGAAATTTATGTTACCTGGAATAATGATCCCAAAGAGGAGACAAGTATGTGTTAAAAATAACCAACTTTGGTTTTTAATGTTATTGAATCATGCTATGCAATGGCCCCTACAATAGTGACCATATGTAACAGGGACAAAATATAGTACCTCCAATGTAATTGTTTGAGCCTTGAGAATGTTCTGGATGCACAACACTAGAAGCCTGTGAATGGACATGCCGCTATTTGAAGTTAAAGAACAAAAATGGATTTAACAACTGAAGAGTGGAAACATCTAAAAAGAACTatataaaaaaacaaacacatgCACTTGCAGAGTCAACTATTTCTACTGTAATGATTATTTTTACATACCAATGGATTTTTGCCATGATTTCATCTCTTAAATTCCTCATGGGACTTATCTAATTTGGTTTACCACATCCTAATCTGATCACAACCGACCTTATTTCTGATAAGCCTAATACTTTTTTTTCCCTATGTTAACATTGTGCGAATAATTTGTAGGTAGCACCTAAACAAGGTGCAAAATAAGAAAGAATGGAGTGTCCCAAAATTATTAATTAACTCTTGTGCCATTAGCACCATACAAAGTTTTAAACAAACGCAGCGACCTATGATGAACTAATTGTGTGTTAGTTTGTGTAGCCATAACATAACTCCAACAGATCATAGATCTCAACGAATTGTAATACTGTCTCTACATCACGAACTATCTATCCACATTGCTTTTAAAGGCGTTTAGATGCCCCAGATGTGATGCATATACTTAGTACTACTTCACCGTAGCACAACCATGTGAATATATTTTTAATCACTAACAAAGCTTTAATTTCTTCCAATTGCACCCTAGCTAAGCACACTACAAATCATAATCTACAGAGCACAGAAGAAAGATAAGCAAATTAAAGTGGCGTACCCTCCACATGGCGACAGTGGCGAGGTCCTCATCCAACTTCCTCTTCAGGATGGTGTTGTACTCCATGGGATCGCCTACCGTGCTCACCGCCGCAGGCGCCATCGTTGCATGGTCCACCTCCTCAACCACTGTGTCAGCATGAGGAGCTGAGCCACTGAAGTTCTCCAATGGTGCTGCGTCAGTCAGAAGCTCCTCTTCTAGCAACCTCTCAAAGCTCCACTCCGAGGGGCTCTGGTTCTGGTCCATTGCGTTGGTACCCTCCCCACCTCCATCAGTAACAACTCCATCTATGAGACCATCACTAGTCACCAGATGCggctccggtggtggtggcagatCCTCCCAAAACGGGTCAGGGATGATCTCCTCCATTGAGACGGCATGATCATCCATGTCGATGGAATGCTACAAAATTGAAAGAGGAAACAAATACTACATCTAATTGGCTTTGGAGAGGGTAAACAATAGTTGCAAGGCTAGGGAGGGACCTTAGTGGCCTGGGTTTGCCTGTTGCTATGCAGCCATGAGTTATGTTCAGGTGTGTAGGTTAGAAGGGTGCCCGTTTATCTAGTGCAGGGTTGTGTCCATGGAAATTTCTCGAGAGGCAAAAGTGCATGGCCCTTACACTCAATGTGAACCAAGAAGCCCACGTTTGATGTGACCAAGGCAATGCGGACAAGTAATTTTGTTTGGGAATGGAATGAAAAGGCTAACAGAAAGCAGAGTTAGGTGATGCAAAGTTATGGGTTTTATCGTGACgctatgtgcatgcatgctttgcTTCCTTTAAACACTTTTAACAAGTGTTGGTAATAAGCCAAGAACAAATCAAACTAACTGTGTCCGTGTGCTTCTAACTTTAAATCATTATTAGAGAACAAGCCTCACTGACTTTGGTCTAGATACCATGGCTACCAACATGCACTTGCACTTTCTGTTCAACCTAGGTAGACCTTTGAGGTTGATGTGGAGAAACTAGGAGAAACACAAAAGGATGTATGTAACAAGTTAATAACCTTCACTTTAATTTCAATGTGGTTAACCTATCCAAATGAAAGAAAATGTAAGCATAAATCCCAGCTACATCCCATATGGGGATATGGGATAACgtgtttccttcttcttcttcttcttcttctttttgtttttttgtgtcATTTGCTACATGTGTAGTAATCCTTGACTAATTAGCTAACAAACTATGCTTATCCatttataactttttttttcatcagtGAAGCTTTACTTGTCCACAACAGCTTTCTTTATCTTTGAAAAGTGCATAAGGAAATATAAACTTGCACGCTTTGCACTGGATTGTAGCTTACCAACATGTATATGTGTTTTTAGTGCTAATATATGCTCACAATTCCTGTTTTGTCAGCAATGTCTCACTGACACATGGACCCCCACCCGTATAATTGATATTGGATCGGAGGCACGCGTTCAAGGTGGGGTTGGGAGCACTACTCGCACTGGAAGCAAAGGAATTTATCCCTTAAAATATGTTATTCCTGGTgatatttttattattatataAT harbors:
- the LOC117846181 gene encoding uncharacterized protein — its product is MSSLGTSKGILEIAKFGVYVSVPVALTYLVATDSKTLKKLMGLRPYVVYPPEGPRPPPPEELRERAREIARKRQQS
- the LOC117845768 gene encoding regulatory protein opaque-2 yields the protein MDDHAVSMEEIIPDPFWEDLPPPPEPHLVTSDGLIDGVVTDGGGEGTNAMDQNQSPSEWSFERLLEEELLTDAAPLENFSGSAPHADTVVEEVDHATMAPAAVSTVGDPMEYNTILKRKLDEDLATVAMWRASSVVHPEHSQGSNNYIGGTIFCNINFVQNMRSISEGPINRARNAYIRARLATSSSSRDPSPSDDDDMDGEVEILGFKLPTEEKVRKRKESNRESARRSRYRKAAHLKEMEDQVAQLKVENSSLLRRLATLNQKYTDATVDNRVLKANMETLRAKVKMAEDALKRVTGTMSSSQPSRPSPPVPANADASGPILDNIIDYLMNSTDATTDNNFEPRTATTPSFSQQAEKPAAASTNSAMINRIAAHHAVAVELLHKRLGAMPTASSGVAPPPEPAPPSDVLVESTDMGVH